One genomic region from Anabaena sp. PCC 7108 encodes:
- the lpxC gene encoding UDP-3-O-acyl-N-acetylglucosamine deacetylase: MHQHTLAGEITQRGVGLHSGVSTHVRILPAEVGSDRYFVRVDLPNSPIIPAQVAAVSQTQLSTQLGEGEVYVRTVEHLLAALAAMGVDNARIEIDGPEVPLLDGSAQVWTQSIAAVGLVSQPVSDAQTPITIKEPIWVYQGDAFTCALPAPETRFSYGIDFELSAIGNQWYSFSLTTNNLQKPENTFVTEIAPARTFGLLHQIEYLQKSGLIKGGNLDNALVCGAEGWLNPPLRFANEPVRHKILDLVGDMSLLGKFPVAHLLAYKASHNLHVQLAQKILELI, translated from the coding sequence ATGCACCAGCACACTTTAGCAGGAGAAATTACCCAAAGGGGTGTGGGGCTGCATAGTGGTGTGAGTACCCATGTGCGGATATTACCAGCTGAGGTGGGAAGCGATCGCTATTTTGTCCGGGTGGATTTGCCAAATTCGCCGATTATTCCCGCCCAAGTTGCAGCAGTTAGTCAGACTCAGCTTTCAACTCAGTTAGGTGAAGGTGAGGTCTATGTCCGCACTGTAGAGCATTTATTGGCAGCTTTGGCGGCTATGGGTGTAGATAATGCCCGCATTGAAATTGATGGTCCAGAAGTACCACTTTTAGATGGTTCGGCTCAAGTGTGGACTCAAAGCATTGCCGCTGTGGGCTTGGTATCACAGCCAGTCAGTGATGCACAAACACCCATAACGATTAAAGAACCAATTTGGGTTTATCAAGGTGATGCTTTTACCTGCGCCCTCCCCGCACCAGAAACTCGGTTTAGCTATGGGATTGATTTTGAGTTATCTGCTATTGGTAATCAATGGTATAGTTTTTCACTAACTACCAATAATTTACAAAAGCCTGAAAATACATTTGTTACAGAAATTGCTCCAGCCCGTACCTTTGGGTTATTGCATCAAATTGAATATCTTCAAAAGTCAGGATTAATAAAAGGTGGTAACTTAGATAATGCTCTAGTTTGTGGGGCTGAAGGTTGGCTAAATCCACCTTTAAGATTTGCAAATGAGCCAGTACGTCATAAAATCTTAGATTTAGTAGGAGATATGAGCTTGCTGGGAAAATTCCCTGTTGCTCACTTATTGGCTTACAAAGCTAGTCATAATTTACACGTGCAACTGGCGCAAAAAATTTTAGAATTAATCTAG
- a CDS encoding BamA/TamA family outer membrane protein, whose translation MSKMRLSPVLLAAMPLASVAIAIIAPLGSSLKANAQTANANIVQTTEVATLETTQQIEQESAQSDANQVSQPKPTAVVIETQSHQSPNTVTALTANSPSIAIPEVIIPNPTKLNTAEVLESALNRNSAPIDKAIEKAEVIIPNPTKLNTTEVLESALNRNSAPIEKAIEKAEVIIPNPTKLNTAQVSEPTLNRKLAPTDKPELIVSITTKLKTAQVPEPEANPSQDNVNPPTAAPVFPATPEATETAEPRVLVSEVAITSQTGTVSPELETEVYKVIRTQPGQTTTRSQLQEDINAIFATGFFANVQAIPEDTPLGVRVSFVVVPNPVLTKVQVEANPGTGVASVLPANTVDEIFRDQYGKILNLRDLQEGVKKLTKQYQDKGYVLANVIGAPKVSEDGVVTLQVAEGVVENIKVRFRSKDGQETDDKGQPIRGRTKEYIITRELQLKPGQIFNRNIVQKDIQRVFGLGLFEDVNVSLDPGTDPSKVDVVLNVAERSSGSIAAGAGISSASGLFGTISYQQQNLAGRNQKLSSEIQLGERELLFDLRFTDPWIAGDPYRTSYTANVFRRRSISLIFDGKDDNIETFDPNNITNQDKQDRPRITRLGGGISFTRPLSPNPYEKSEWVASAGLQYQRVSGRDADGNLRKQGAIFDDNGNIISPLIPLTQSATGEDDLLLLQLGAQRDRRNNPLQPSNGSYLRFGVDQSVPVGQGNIFLTRLRGNYSQYVPVKFLSFGKGAQTLAFNLQGGTVLGDLPPYEAFTLGGSNSVRGYDEGRLASGRSYVQASVEYRFPVFSVVSGALFFDYGSDLGTSTRAAEVLNKNGTGYGYGLGVRVQSPLGPIRIDYGMSDDGDSRINFGIGERF comes from the coding sequence ATGAGTAAAATGCGTTTATCTCCTGTATTACTGGCAGCGATGCCCTTGGCAAGCGTAGCTATAGCCATTATTGCTCCTTTGGGTAGTTCCCTGAAAGCAAATGCACAAACGGCTAATGCTAATATTGTTCAGACAACAGAAGTTGCTACGTTAGAAACAACTCAGCAGATAGAACAGGAATCTGCTCAGAGTGATGCAAACCAGGTATCTCAACCCAAACCAACAGCAGTAGTGATAGAGACACAATCTCATCAGTCTCCCAACACTGTTACAGCCTTAACAGCTAACTCGCCATCGATAGCGATTCCAGAAGTAATTATACCCAATCCCACAAAGCTGAATACTGCCGAAGTCCTGGAATCAGCCTTAAATCGCAATTCAGCACCGATAGACAAAGCAATAGAGAAAGCAGAAGTAATTATCCCTAATCCCACAAAGCTGAATACTACCGAAGTCCTGGAATCAGCCTTAAATCGCAATTCAGCACCAATAGAGAAAGCAATAGAGAAAGCAGAAGTAATTATCCCTAATCCCACAAAGCTGAATACTGCTCAAGTTTCCGAACCGACTTTAAATCGCAAATTAGCACCGACAGACAAACCAGAATTAATTGTATCCATCACAACAAAGCTGAAAACTGCTCAAGTTCCCGAACCCGAAGCAAATCCCAGTCAGGACAATGTTAATCCACCCACAGCAGCACCTGTTTTTCCCGCCACACCAGAAGCCACAGAAACAGCAGAACCACGAGTATTAGTCTCAGAAGTAGCAATCACATCTCAAACAGGAACAGTCTCACCAGAACTAGAAACCGAAGTTTATAAAGTCATTCGTACCCAACCAGGACAAACAACAACTCGCTCCCAACTGCAAGAAGATATTAATGCCATCTTTGCCACTGGCTTTTTCGCCAACGTGCAAGCAATTCCAGAAGATACACCTTTGGGAGTGCGGGTGAGTTTTGTGGTTGTTCCTAACCCAGTCTTGACTAAAGTACAAGTAGAAGCTAATCCCGGAACTGGTGTGGCTTCCGTACTTCCTGCTAACACTGTAGATGAAATCTTTCGTGATCAGTATGGCAAAATCTTGAATTTGCGGGACTTACAAGAAGGCGTGAAAAAGTTAACCAAGCAGTATCAAGATAAAGGTTATGTACTGGCTAACGTGATTGGAGCGCCCAAAGTCTCAGAAGATGGAGTTGTTACCCTACAAGTCGCAGAAGGGGTAGTAGAGAACATTAAAGTCCGATTCCGCAGTAAAGATGGTCAGGAAACAGACGATAAAGGACAACCAATTCGGGGAAGAACAAAAGAATATATTATTACAAGGGAATTGCAATTAAAGCCAGGACAAATATTCAACCGCAACATAGTTCAAAAAGACATACAACGAGTCTTTGGATTGGGACTGTTTGAGGATGTCAACGTCTCCCTAGACCCTGGTACTGACCCTAGTAAGGTAGATGTAGTATTAAATGTGGCTGAACGCAGTAGCGGCTCAATTGCGGCTGGTGCAGGGATTAGTTCTGCGAGTGGATTATTTGGGACTATTAGCTATCAGCAGCAAAATTTGGCAGGTAGAAACCAAAAATTAAGCTCTGAGATCCAGTTAGGAGAAAGAGAACTGCTATTTGACCTCCGCTTTACAGATCCTTGGATTGCGGGTGATCCTTACCGGACTTCTTACACAGCGAATGTTTTCCGTCGTCGCTCAATTTCGTTGATTTTTGATGGCAAGGATGACAATATTGAAACCTTTGACCCAAACAATATCACTAATCAAGATAAGCAAGATCGCCCCCGGATTACCCGTTTAGGTGGTGGTATATCTTTTACCCGTCCCCTTTCTCCTAATCCCTACGAAAAGTCAGAGTGGGTTGCTTCAGCTGGCTTGCAGTATCAGCGGGTTTCTGGTCGTGATGCTGATGGCAATCTCAGAAAACAAGGGGCTATATTTGATGATAATGGTAATATTATCAGCCCATTAATTCCCTTGACTCAATCGGCAACAGGGGAAGACGATTTGCTATTATTGCAACTGGGCGCACAACGCGATCGCCGTAATAATCCTTTACAACCCAGCAATGGCTCTTACCTCCGCTTCGGAGTTGACCAGTCTGTACCTGTAGGACAAGGCAACATTTTTCTGACTAGACTACGGGGTAATTACAGTCAATACGTACCTGTGAAATTCCTCAGCTTTGGTAAAGGCGCACAAACCCTGGCATTTAACCTCCAAGGAGGCACAGTCTTGGGTGACTTACCTCCCTACGAAGCCTTTACTCTAGGTGGTAGCAATTCTGTCCGGGGTTACGATGAAGGCAGATTGGCATCTGGACGCAGTTATGTGCAAGCCTCTGTTGAGTATCGTTTCCCTGTTTTCTCTGTAGTTAGTGGCGCACTATTCTTTGATTATGGTAGTGACCTGGGAACTAGTACCAGAGCAGCTGAAGTGTTAAATAAAAATGGTACTGGCTACGGTTATGGTCTAGGTGTGCGTGTACAGTCACCATTGGGACCAATTCGCATAGACTATGGTATGAGCGATGATGGCGATAGCCGCATCAATTTTGGGATTGGGGAAAGGTTTTAA
- the purC gene encoding phosphoribosylaminoimidazolesuccinocarboxamide synthase yields MSLNSKLYEGKAKIIYSTDEPEILLADFKDDATAFNAQKRGSIEGKGSINCTISSKLFQQLELQGIKTHYIDSPAPNQMRIHAVKIVPLEVVVRNIAAGSLCQQTGLQLGTVLPQPLVEFYYKDDKLGDPLLTRDRLFLLALATAEQVDCITHLALQINQFLQGFWQSCGITLVDFKLEFGLNSQQQILLADEISPDTCRLWDITEADPNRRVMDKDRFRKDMGNVENAYQEVLQRVLKVVDSKNRGW; encoded by the coding sequence ATGTCTCTTAATTCCAAGCTATACGAAGGCAAAGCGAAAATCATCTACAGCACAGACGAACCTGAAATCTTGTTGGCTGATTTCAAAGATGATGCTACTGCATTTAACGCCCAAAAACGTGGCAGTATTGAGGGGAAAGGAAGTATAAATTGCACTATTTCTAGTAAGTTGTTCCAACAATTAGAACTGCAAGGAATCAAAACTCACTACATTGACAGTCCCGCACCTAATCAAATGCGGATACACGCAGTAAAAATTGTGCCATTGGAAGTAGTTGTTAGAAATATTGCTGCTGGTAGTCTGTGTCAGCAAACAGGATTACAACTAGGTACAGTTCTGCCACAGCCTTTGGTAGAGTTTTATTACAAAGACGATAAATTGGGAGATCCTCTATTAACACGCGATCGCTTATTCTTATTGGCATTAGCCACTGCGGAACAAGTTGACTGCATTACCCATCTTGCATTGCAAATCAACCAGTTTCTTCAGGGTTTTTGGCAAAGCTGCGGTATCACCTTAGTAGACTTTAAACTTGAATTTGGTTTGAACTCACAACAGCAAATACTCTTGGCAGATGAAATTAGCCCTGACACCTGCCGTTTGTGGGACATTACCGAAGCTGATCCTAACCGCAGGGTAATGGACAAAGACCGCTTTCGCAAGGACATGGGGAATGTAGAGAATGCCTACCAGGAGGTTTTACAAAGGGTTTTAAAAGTCGTAGACAGCAAAAATCGGGGTTGGTGA
- a CDS encoding NAD-dependent epimerase/dehydratase family protein, with translation MKVLVIGGDGYCGWATALYLSNQGYEVGILDSLVRRHWDNELGVNTLTPIAPIQQRLQRWQDLTRKSIDLFIGDITNYEFLHKSLHQFQPNAIVHFGEQRSAPFSMIDREHAVLTQVNNVVGTLNLLYAMREDFPDCHLVKLGTMGEYGTPNIDIEEGYITIEHNGRKDTLPYPKQPGSMYHLSKVHDSHNIHFACRIWGLRATDLNQGIVYGVLTEETGLDELLINRLDYDGVFGTALNRFCIQAAIGHPLTVYGKGGQTRGLLDIRDTVRCIELAIANPAQPGEFRVFNQFTELFSVGDLAVMVKKAGNAMGLNVEINNIDNPRIEKEEHYFNAKNTKLLDLGLEPHFLSDSLLDSLLNFAVKYQERVDNNQILPKVSWHRK, from the coding sequence ATGAAAGTCCTGGTTATTGGTGGCGATGGGTATTGTGGTTGGGCAACTGCACTTTACCTTTCTAATCAAGGTTATGAAGTTGGAATTTTAGACAGTTTGGTGAGGCGGCATTGGGATAACGAACTGGGTGTTAACACTCTTACCCCAATTGCACCCATTCAGCAACGCCTCCAACGCTGGCAGGATTTAACTAGAAAATCTATCGACCTGTTCATTGGCGATATTACTAACTACGAGTTTCTGCACAAATCCTTACACCAATTTCAGCCAAACGCCATAGTGCATTTTGGTGAACAGCGTTCAGCACCATTTTCCATGATTGACCGCGAACACGCAGTTCTAACTCAGGTAAATAATGTAGTTGGGACATTGAACTTGCTGTATGCCATGCGGGAAGATTTCCCAGATTGTCATTTGGTGAAGTTGGGGACAATGGGTGAATATGGGACACCCAATATTGACATCGAAGAAGGTTACATCACGATTGAACACAACGGCCGCAAAGATACTCTGCCTTATCCTAAGCAGCCTGGTTCCATGTATCACTTAAGCAAAGTCCATGATAGTCATAATATTCACTTTGCTTGTCGGATTTGGGGATTGCGGGCAACAGACTTAAATCAAGGCATAGTTTATGGCGTTCTTACCGAAGAAACTGGGTTGGACGAATTGTTAATTAACCGTCTTGATTACGATGGTGTATTTGGGACTGCACTTAACCGTTTCTGTATTCAAGCTGCGATTGGACACCCTCTGACTGTCTACGGTAAAGGTGGACAAACTCGCGGACTTTTGGATATTCGGGATACAGTCCGATGTATTGAATTAGCGATCGCTAACCCAGCCCAACCTGGAGAATTCCGTGTATTTAACCAATTTACCGAATTATTCAGCGTTGGTGACTTGGCCGTGATGGTAAAAAAAGCTGGCAACGCTATGGGGCTAAATGTAGAAATCAATAACATTGATAACCCCAGAATCGAAAAAGAAGAACACTACTTCAACGCTAAAAACACCAAATTGCTAGATTTGGGCTTAGAACCGCATTTTCTCTCTGATTCTCTACTTGACTCATTGTTAAATTTTGCTGTCAAGTATCAAGAACGAGTTGATAATAACCAAATTTTGCCAAAAGTCTCTTGGCATAGAAAGTAG
- the lpxA gene encoding acyl-ACP--UDP-N-acetylglucosamine O-acyltransferase, with protein sequence MKTLIHPTAVIHPNSELHSTVQVGAYAVIGANVKVGAETVIGAHAVLEGPCDIGARNHIFPGAAIGMEPQDLKYVGEPTWVKIGDNNSIREYVTINRATGRGEATIIGNGNLLMAYVHVGHNCLIEDSVVIANSVALAGHVHIESRARLSGVLGVHQFVHIGGMSMIGGMARIDRDVPPYMLVEGNPSRVRSLNLVGLKRSGMPVQDFQILKKAFRILYRSNLLFKDALAELEQIGDTPQLEHLRRFLLLSKMPGRRGLIPGKGRKSTSDES encoded by the coding sequence TTGAAAACGCTTATTCATCCAACTGCTGTAATACATCCTAACTCGGAACTCCATTCAACAGTGCAAGTCGGCGCTTATGCTGTGATTGGAGCAAATGTCAAAGTCGGTGCGGAAACTGTGATTGGCGCTCATGCAGTGCTAGAGGGTCCTTGTGACATTGGGGCGCGAAATCATATTTTTCCTGGTGCTGCTATCGGTATGGAACCCCAGGATCTCAAGTATGTGGGAGAACCAACTTGGGTAAAAATTGGGGACAATAATTCTATTCGGGAGTACGTGACTATTAACCGCGCTACCGGTCGGGGGGAAGCGACGATAATTGGTAATGGTAATCTCCTGATGGCTTATGTTCATGTGGGTCATAATTGCTTGATTGAGGACTCGGTGGTAATTGCTAACTCTGTGGCTTTAGCTGGTCATGTCCACATTGAATCAAGAGCTAGATTAAGTGGGGTTTTGGGTGTCCATCAATTTGTGCATATCGGTGGTATGTCGATGATTGGTGGTATGGCACGCATTGACCGAGATGTACCTCCTTATATGTTGGTTGAGGGTAATCCTTCGAGGGTGCGATCGCTCAATCTGGTGGGTCTAAAACGCTCAGGAATGCCCGTCCAAGACTTCCAAATTCTCAAAAAGGCTTTCCGCATTCTCTACCGTTCTAATCTGCTTTTTAAAGATGCTTTGGCAGAGTTGGAACAAATCGGAGATACGCCACAATTAGAACATTTACGTCGGTTTTTGCTTCTTTCTAAGATGCCAGGAAGACGCGGTTTGATTCCTGGAAAAGGCAGAAAAAGCACTAGTGATGAGTCTTGA
- the fabZ gene encoding 3-hydroxyacyl-ACP dehydratase FabZ has product MSTLTQANSTDLSTNQGDNQNSNTSEIKTNFTIEEIQQLLPHRYPFLLVDKITEYVPGKLAVGVKNVTFNEPQFQGHFPGRSLMPGVLIVEAMAQVGGIVMTQMADSPGGLFVFAGIDKVRFRRQVVPGDQLVMTVELLWVKQRRFGKMQGRAEVDGQLAAEGELMFSLVS; this is encoded by the coding sequence ATGTCAACTCTCACTCAAGCTAACTCTACTGACTTGTCTACAAATCAAGGAGATAATCAAAATAGCAACACATCGGAAATTAAAACAAATTTCACAATTGAAGAGATTCAACAACTATTACCTCACCGTTATCCATTTTTACTGGTAGACAAAATTACTGAGTATGTTCCTGGGAAACTAGCAGTGGGTGTGAAAAATGTCACTTTTAATGAACCTCAATTTCAAGGTCATTTTCCCGGACGCTCACTGATGCCTGGTGTACTAATTGTGGAAGCAATGGCACAAGTAGGCGGAATTGTCATGACGCAAATGGCTGATAGTCCAGGAGGACTTTTTGTGTTTGCTGGCATTGATAAAGTCCGTTTTCGTCGTCAAGTAGTACCCGGAGATCAGCTAGTGATGACTGTGGAACTGTTATGGGTAAAACAGCGTCGTTTCGGTAAAATGCAAGGCCGAGCCGAAGTTGATGGACAACTAGCTGCTGAAGGGGAATTGATGTTTTCTTTAGTTAGCTAA
- a CDS encoding glycosyltransferase family 1 protein: MRIALFTETFLPKVDGIVTRLRHTVDHLQRHGNQVLVIAPEGGITEHKGAKVYGVTGFPLPLYPELQIALPRPAIGYALEQFQPDIIHVVNPAVLGLSGIFYSKVLKIPLVASYHTHLPQYLQHYGLGMLEGLLWELLKSAHNQAELNLCTSTVMVEELSGHGIERVDLWQRGVDTELFHPDLASLEMRSRLSQNHPEHPLLLYVGRLSAEKEIERIKPILEAIPGARLALVGDGPHRQALEKRFAGTNTYFVGYLMGKELGSAFASADAFIFPSRTETLGLVLLEAMAAGCPVVAARSGGIPDIVTNGVNGYLFEPTADIQEAINATVRLLQDQQEVTLLRKNARKEAENWGWAAATRQLQDYYQKVVSKN, encoded by the coding sequence ATGAGAATTGCCCTATTCACCGAAACTTTCTTACCCAAAGTTGATGGAATTGTGACGCGTCTGCGTCACACAGTTGACCATTTACAACGTCATGGAAATCAAGTACTAGTAATTGCCCCAGAAGGTGGGATCACTGAACATAAAGGCGCGAAAGTTTACGGCGTTACTGGCTTTCCCTTACCTCTGTATCCAGAGCTACAAATAGCACTACCTCGACCAGCTATTGGTTATGCACTAGAACAGTTTCAGCCGGATATTATTCATGTTGTCAATCCTGCAGTTTTGGGATTATCGGGGATTTTTTACAGTAAAGTCTTGAAAATTCCTTTAGTGGCTTCTTACCATACCCACTTGCCGCAATATCTGCAACATTACGGATTAGGAATGTTAGAAGGATTACTTTGGGAATTACTCAAAAGCGCACATAATCAAGCAGAGTTAAATTTGTGTACCTCTACCGTGATGGTAGAAGAACTATCTGGACATGGAATTGAAAGAGTAGATTTGTGGCAGAGAGGAGTTGATACAGAATTATTTCATCCTGATTTAGCAAGTCTAGAAATGCGATCGCGCCTATCCCAAAATCATCCCGAACATCCTTTACTTTTATATGTAGGTCGTCTTTCCGCTGAAAAAGAAATTGAGCGGATTAAACCAATTTTAGAAGCCATTCCTGGTGCGCGGTTAGCCTTGGTAGGAGATGGTCCCCACCGTCAAGCCCTAGAAAAACGCTTTGCCGGCACAAATACTTATTTTGTTGGTTATCTGATGGGAAAAGAATTAGGTTCTGCCTTTGCTAGTGCTGATGCCTTTATTTTTCCTTCCCGGACAGAAACACTGGGATTAGTTCTACTAGAAGCAATGGCAGCTGGGTGTCCAGTCGTCGCAGCCCGTTCAGGTGGAATTCCTGATATTGTTACAAATGGGGTAAATGGGTATCTTTTTGAACCGACAGCAGATATTCAAGAGGCTATTAATGCTACAGTGCGTTTATTACAAGATCAACAAGAAGTCACCCTGCTTCGTAAAAATGCCCGCAAAGAAGCAGAAAACTGGGGATGGGCAGCTGCTACACGTCAATTACAAGATTATTACCAAAAAGTAGTCTCAAAAAATTAA
- a CDS encoding GAF domain-containing protein: MTLPNAGSVLATLTELTQVNRTHTLLSRVKDLSVNEFVCLLDFITAEFQQFLRAIDLINNEALESMLEKVLEAITLKIGQILQAEHTAIFLVDYDKAQLWSKVPQDNGQKFLEIRTPLNVGIPGHVATTGQYLNISETSTHPLFSPELERQMGYKIRNLLCMPVVSSKKQTVAVVQLANKAGDNPFNHDDEESFRDFASSIGIILESCQSFYVAARNQRGATALLRATQTLGQSLDLEVTLQIVMEQARILMQADRSALFLYRKEMGELWTKVAAADGKNLIEVRIPSNRGIAGYVASTGQALNIPDAYQDPRFDPTTDNKTGYLTRNILCLPVFNSANELIGVTQLINKQQGSFSTSDEEFMRAFNIQAGIALENARLFENVLLERQYQKDILQSLSDAVISTDMQGQIVTINDAALELIGCPLKEANRITNKLLWKQNLLGRKVWEVMPIENLQMRLEDSLKHGSRHYVPEQSLQVGLYQLENGETQNSKLKTHKLILAVRDRSNPNIFIPWNQLLTPQFELLPADVVKELERSINLTVNPLTNPEGGVRGGLVVLEDISREKRLKSTMYRYLTPHVAEQVMALGEDTLMVGERKEVTILFSDIRGYTTLTENLGAAEVVSLLNQYFETMVESVFQYEGTLDKFIGDALMAVYGAPLPLTENHAWRAVQSALDMRRRLEEFNHRRIMQAQPQIHIGIGISSGEVVSGNIGSRKRMDYTVIGDGVNLSSRLEGVTKEYGCDIILSEFTYNLCSDRIWVRQLDKIRVKGKHQAVYIYELIGDRCNPLDANTEEFLFHYHAGRTAYSSRDFSQAIANFEAAKRIRPLDQALNTHLERAYNYQQIEPPDSWDGVWTMITK; this comes from the coding sequence ATGACACTCCCTAACGCCGGTAGCGTTTTGGCAACATTAACTGAACTTACTCAAGTTAATCGTACCCACACTCTACTCAGTCGCGTCAAAGACCTCTCTGTTAACGAATTTGTTTGCTTACTTGATTTCATTACAGCTGAATTTCAGCAATTTCTCAGAGCTATTGATCTCATCAATAATGAAGCTCTAGAAAGTATGTTGGAAAAAGTTCTAGAAGCCATTACCCTCAAAATTGGCCAAATTCTTCAAGCTGAACATACAGCCATTTTTTTAGTTGATTATGATAAGGCTCAACTGTGGTCAAAAGTTCCCCAGGATAATGGCCAAAAATTCCTAGAAATACGCACTCCCTTAAATGTGGGTATTCCTGGTCATGTGGCGACTACAGGTCAATATCTGAATATATCTGAAACCTCTACTCACCCTCTTTTTAGCCCAGAATTAGAAAGACAAATGGGCTATAAAATCCGCAATCTTTTATGTATGCCAGTGGTGAGTAGTAAAAAGCAAACTGTAGCTGTAGTACAACTAGCAAATAAAGCTGGGGATAATCCTTTTAATCATGATGATGAAGAATCTTTTCGAGACTTTGCCTCTTCTATTGGCATTATCTTAGAAAGTTGTCAGTCTTTTTATGTAGCGGCTCGCAATCAGCGGGGTGCAACAGCTTTGTTGCGTGCAACTCAGACATTAGGGCAAAGTTTGGATTTAGAGGTGACTTTGCAAATAGTCATGGAACAAGCCCGGATTCTTATGCAAGCAGACCGCAGTGCGCTGTTTTTGTATCGTAAGGAAATGGGGGAACTCTGGACGAAGGTGGCTGCCGCTGATGGTAAAAACTTGATTGAAGTCCGTATCCCTTCTAATCGCGGTATTGCTGGCTATGTGGCTTCTACTGGTCAAGCGCTGAATATCCCGGATGCTTACCAAGATCCTCGCTTTGACCCGACTACAGATAATAAGACTGGGTATTTAACTCGCAATATCTTGTGTTTACCGGTATTTAATTCAGCTAATGAATTGATTGGAGTAACACAGTTAATTAATAAGCAACAAGGTAGTTTTTCTACTTCTGATGAAGAATTCATGCGGGCTTTTAATATTCAGGCAGGAATTGCTTTAGAAAATGCTCGCTTATTTGAAAATGTATTGTTAGAAAGACAATATCAAAAAGACATTCTCCAGAGTTTGTCAGATGCTGTAATTTCTACAGATATGCAAGGTCAAATTGTTACCATTAATGATGCCGCACTGGAGTTAATTGGTTGTCCGTTAAAGGAAGCTAATAGAATTACTAATAAACTGCTGTGGAAGCAAAATTTACTTGGTCGTAAAGTTTGGGAGGTTATGCCAATTGAAAATCTGCAAATGCGGCTAGAAGATAGTTTAAAACATGGATCTAGGCATTATGTCCCAGAGCAAAGTTTGCAAGTGGGATTGTATCAATTAGAAAATGGTGAAACTCAAAATTCAAAACTCAAAACTCATAAGTTAATTTTAGCGGTACGCGATCGCAGTAACCCCAATATTTTTATTCCTTGGAATCAACTCCTGACTCCCCAATTTGAGTTACTCCCTGCTGATGTAGTCAAAGAATTAGAACGCAGCATCAATCTCACCGTCAATCCTCTGACTAATCCAGAAGGTGGAGTCAGAGGTGGTTTGGTGGTATTGGAAGACATCAGTCGGGAAAAACGCCTCAAAAGCACCATGTACCGCTATCTGACCCCCCACGTAGCCGAGCAAGTTATGGCGCTGGGAGAGGATACCTTAATGGTAGGTGAGCGCAAAGAAGTAACTATCTTGTTCTCCGATATCCGAGGTTACACAACTCTGACGGAAAACTTGGGAGCAGCTGAGGTGGTATCGCTGCTGAATCAATATTTTGAAACAATGGTGGAGTCAGTTTTTCAATATGAAGGAACTTTAGATAAATTTATTGGTGATGCTTTAATGGCTGTATATGGTGCGCCCTTACCGCTGACAGAAAATCACGCATGGCGAGCAGTACAGTCAGCATTAGATATGCGTCGCCGACTGGAAGAATTTAACCATAGGCGGATTATGCAGGCGCAACCTCAAATCCATATTGGCATAGGGATTAGTTCTGGGGAAGTAGTTTCCGGGAATATCGGTTCTCGCAAACGGATGGACTATACGGTGATTGGCGATGGGGTGAATTTGAGTTCCCGCTTGGAAGGTGTAACCAAGGAATATGGTTGTGACATTATTTTGAGCGAATTTACTTATAATTTGTGCAGCGATCGCATTTGGGTGCGACAACTAGATAAAATTCGCGTTAAAGGTAAACATCAGGCGGTATATATTTATGAATTAATTGGTGATCGCTGTAATCCCTTAGATGCAAACACCGAAGAGTTTTTGTTCCATTATCATGCTGGACGCACTGCTTATTCCTCCCGGGACTTTTCTCAAGCGATCGCTAACTTTGAAGCTGCTAAACGCATCCGACCCCTAGACCAAGCCCTGAATACCCACCTAGAACGAGCCTATAATTATCAGCAAATAGAACCACCAGATTCTTGGGATGGTGTCTGGACAATGATAACTAAATAG